Proteins from one Emys orbicularis isolate rEmyOrb1 chromosome 2, rEmyOrb1.hap1, whole genome shotgun sequence genomic window:
- the MAP3K8 gene encoding mitogen-activated protein kinase kinase kinase 8, translating to MEYMSTDSDNKGEIDLLLTHLNVSDVIDIMENFYPNGELAVYEDSLITMCQETNQNGGCTESLLFRGREVSLLSCVRYGTEEDLLAFANQVSNTAKQINGQRRQESGILLNMITPKNGRYQIDSDVLLFPWKLTYRNIGSDFIPRGAFGKVYLAQDRETKKRMACKLVPVEQFKPSDVEIQVRFRHENIAELYGAILWDETIHLFMEAGEGGSVMEKLESCGPMREFEIIWVTKHILKGLDFLHSKGVIHHDIKPSNIVFMSTKAVLVDFGLSVQMTDDTYYPKDLRGTEIYMSPEVILCRGHTTKADIYSMGATIIHMQTGSPPWVNRYPRTSYPSYLYIIHKQAPPLEDIAEDCSTSMRELLEAALERNPNHRLSAADLLKHEALHPPPEDQPRCQSLDSALFERKRLLTRKELELPENIADSSSCTGSLEESELLKRQRSLYIDLGALAGYFNIVRGPPTLEYD from the exons ATGGAGTATATGAGCACTGATAGTGACAATAAAGGGGAGATTGACTTGTTGCTAACGCACTTAAATGTGTCTGATGTGATAGACATTATGGAGAACTTTTACCCAAATGGAGAGCTGGCAGTTTACGAAGACAGTCTGATTACTATGTGCCAAGAAACAAATCAAAATGGGGGATGTACAGAATCCTTATTATTCCGTGGAAGAGAGGTTTCTTTGCTGTCATGTGTCAGGTACGGGACTGAGGAAGACTTGCTCGCTTTTGCAAATCAGGTGTCCAACACTGCAAAGCAAATTAATGGACAGAGACGACAAGAATCTGGAATCCTATTAAACATG aTCACTCCGAAAAATGGGCGCTATCAAATTGACTCTGATGTGCTTTTGTTTCCATGGAAGCTGACTTACAGGAATATTGGCTCTGATTTTATTCCTCGAGGAGCTTTTGGGAAAGTTTACTTGGCACAAGACAGAGAGACAAAAAAGCGAATGGCCTGCAAGCTG GTCCCAGTGGAACAGTTCAAACCGTCAGATGTTGAAATCCAGGTCCGCTTCCGCCATGAGAACATTGCTGAGTTATATGGTGCTATTCTGTGGGATGAGACTATCCATCTCTTTATGGAAGCAGGAGAGGGAGGATCTGTCATGGAAAAGTTGGAGAGCTGTGGGCCTATGAGAGAATTCGAGATCATTTGGGTGACAAAGCATATCCTCAAAGGACTTGATTTCCTTCACTCAAAAGGAGTCATCCATCATGATATAAAAC CCAGCAACATTGTTTTCATGTCAACTAAGGCCGTTTTGGTGGATTTTGGTCTAAGCGTTCAAATGACAGACGACACCTACTACCCCAAAGACCTCCGAGGAACAGAG ATTTACATGAGCCCCGAAGTGATACTCTGCAGAGGCCACACGACGAAAGCGGACATCTACAGCATGGGGGCTACCATCATTCACATGCAGACTGGCAGCCCACCGTGGGTGAATCGATACCCTCGCACCTCATATCCATCGTACCTCTATATA ATACACAAGCAAGCGCCCCCGTTAGAGGACATTGCAGAGGATTGCAGCACCAGCATgagagagctgctggaagctgcTCTGGAAAGGAACCCTAATCACAGACTGTCTGCTGCAGACTTACTAAAACATGAGGCCTTGCATCCTCCACCAGAGGACCAGCCAAGGTGCCAAAGTCTGGACTCAGCCCTGTTTGAAAGGAAAAGGCTGCTGACAAGGAAGGAGCTGGAGTTGCCAGAAAACATTGCGG ATTCATCTTCATGTACGGGGAGTTTGGAGGAATCGGAGCTGTTAAAAAGGCAAAGGTCACTGTACATAGACCTGGGCGCTTTAGCTGGCTACTTTAACATTGTTAGGGGACCACCAACATTAGAATATGACTGA